The genomic segment CGGGGCCGTTCCCTACGAGGACGTCCGGCTCGGCCGCCAGTACGTCGAAGGGGCTTACATTTACCCACTCGGTCAGGCGCGAGTCGCCGGCTCCGCGTGAGGCGGCTCCTGGCCCCGCTATTTCTTCGGCACCACGCCGGCGCTCATGAGCTTGTCCAGTTTCACCTGGACCTCCTTCGTGCCCGCGGCCTTCACGATGGCCGCGTTGCCCTTGTCCAGAAGTTGCTTCTCCAGGTCCGGCTTCACGGACTTCACGAGATCGAGCACCAGATCGCCCACCTTCTTCGCGTCCTCGCCGTCCAGGCCGGCGGTGTGATCGATCACCAGTTTGTCGTAGAAGAGCTTGGCCTCGGTCGTGGTGACCTTCAGCACGATGTGGGGCAACAGGGCGCCGGGCTTGAACTCGGCCGTGTGACTCACCACCGCCTTCAGTTGCACGGCCCCCTTGCAGTGCCCCCGCGTTTCGCCGCTGTAGAGCATCAGCCCGCGCTTCCAGAGCTGCTGTTCCATGCGGAAGTTGATGTCCATCCCCACGTTGAGCGTGACGAGCAGCTTGTTCTCTTCGGGCCGGACGAGTTCGGTGATGGTGACGGCCAGCGTCTCGGCCGGGTCGCGGGCGGTCACGGTGAACCGCCGCCACAGCCCGTCGTTGAACAGCGCCCGCGGTGCGTCCGGGAGCCTGTCGGGGTTGCGGAGCATCACCCGGCCGACCGCGAACTCCTTCTGCTTCCCCCACTGCTGCTGCGACTTGACCAGCGCGTCGGGCATCTTCTGGAGCGCCATCTCGCGGAGCAACCGGGCGATCGCCGCTGTTTCTTCTGGTTTCGGCTGTTCGATGCCTTTGGGCGCTTTCAGTGGAAGCGCCTGCGGCGTCGGGGCGGGAAGTGGAAGCGGGATCGGCTCCGGGTCCGGCGGTTGTGCCGAGACGGACGCGACGAACACCGCGACGAGAGCGGTGGCGGAATAACGCATCGCGGGTACCCCCTGAGTAGCCGTTTCATCCGTGCGGTGCGGGCCTCGTGCCCGCGCCTGTGAGCCGGTCCCATGCAACCTTCGCGCCTACTGTAGCCGCCAACCCCGTTGGAGTGAAGCGCCATCAGCCCGGAGCCGCGGCCCGCGTGAGCCGGTCGCGGACCGCCGCCCACTCCGGCGTGTCGGGCGGAAGCGTCACGAGAATGCGATCGATATCGACCTCGTCAAACGTGTGAAGCTCCCGGTACAGTTGCGCCGCATAGCTCTCCGGATCGGCGGGCATCGGGACCACCGCAGCCTCCTCTGTCACCTCTCCGAATGAGAGCCAGCCCCAGCTCCACTCCCGCCGGGAAAATTCCGTACCGAGCGCGAGCGCCTCGTCGTTCGACCGGCAGAGTACCACCGGCGTGCGCGGGCTGTAGTGCTTCGCCATTTGTCCGGGGGAACGCGACACGCCCCCGTCTTTTGCGCCGATTTCGACCCGGCCGCACACTTCCTCTAACATCGGAACGCTGATCAATCCGGGGCGGAGCACGCGCGGAATTTCGCCCGTCACATCAACGACGGTCGATTCGATCCCGCCGGAACACGGCCCGCCGTCCAACAACATGTCGATTCGACCGTTAAGACTCTTGAGGACGTGTTCGGCGCGCGTCGGGGAGAGTTCGGTGCTACGGTTTGCGCTCGGCGCCGCGATCGGCACGCCGGCCGCGCGGATGAGCGCCCGCGCGACGGGGTGGTTCGGGCACCGCACCGCCACCGTCGGCCCGCCCGCGGTGGCAACAGTGGGAACCGGGGGGGCTTTCGGAACGACGAAGGTAAGCGGACCCGGCCAGAACCGCGCCGCCAGCGCGTCCGCCGTCGCCGGCCAGTTCGCCGCAACGTTTAGGACTCTGGACCCATCGTACACGTGCAGGATCACAGGGTTCGTGGCCGGACGGCCTTTCGCCTCGAATATTCGTGCGACGGCCCCGGCGTCCAGCCCGTTCGCACCGAGACCGTAAACCGTTTCCGTCGGGAACGCGACCAGCCCGCCGGCGCGGATCACGTCCGCGGCTCGGTGAATCACGTCCGGTGCGGGGTCGAACGGATCAACTTTCAGCACGACCGTTTCCAAAGCGCAGCTACCCTCCCGGCTTTGTGGTACAACACTATGGTACGCAGCAACCGCACGCTCACAGGCGTCACTCCGCGAGGAGAGGCTACCGCAATGACCGACCAACCGCCCGCCGGACCGGTGCCCGTGCCCACCGCCGAACAGCGGCGGATCGCGCAAGAGAGCTTCGCCAAGGCGAAGGAAATGAGCAAGGACGGCGGGCACGACTACGCCATTCAACTGCTCCTCACCTGTTGCCGCCTCGACCCGGGCAACTTCCACTACCGCCAGGAGCTGCGCCGCACGCAGAAGACCAAGTACGGCAACAACCTGCGCGGCAGCCGGTTCGCGTTCCTCAGCACCCCGCGGTGGAAGGCCAAACTGCGCGTCGCGAAGCGGGGCCGCGACTACCTGAAAGCGCTCGAATACGGCGAACAGGTGCTGTGCCGCAACCCGTGGGACCAGGGCGCCCAATTGGACATGGCCGAGGCGTTCGACGCCCTCGGGCTGTCCGACCTCGCCGTGTTCACGCTCGACCAGGCGCGCCAGAAGTACCCGAAGGACGTGACCCTCAACCGCGCGCTCGCCCGGCAGTTCGAGAAGCGCGGCGACTTCCAGAAGGCGATGGTGCTGTGGCAGCTCGTGCGGGACGCCAGCCCGTCCGACGTGGAGGCCGCCCACAAGGCCAAGGACCTCGCCGCCAGCGCCACGATCCAAAAGGGCCAGTACGAAGAGGCCGCGGCCGGCACCAAAGAGTCGCCGGTGATGGGCCGGATCGAGTCCCGCGCGACCGAAAAGCAGGACAAGCTCCTGCGCGAGGCCGAGCCGATCCTCAAGCGGATCGAGGCCGACCCGACCGAGCCGACGCTGTACCTGCAACTCGCGGCCGTGTACCGCAAGAGCAACCAGGACGACCGCGCCCGCGACGTGCTCCGGCGCGGCCTCGGCGCGACCGGCAACGCGTTCCAGATCCAACTGGAGCTGATGGGCCTCGACCTCGCGCCGCTCCGCAAGAACCTCGAACACACCGAAGCGCGGCTCCGCGCACTCAAAGATAAGGCCCGCGGCGGGGCCGACGACACCGCCCCCGCCGCGACCACCGAAGAGCTGACCGAGGGCGAACTGACCGCCCTGCGCGTCAAGCTCCTGCGGGAGATCAACGCCCGCGAGATCGACTCGTTCCGCGTGAAGGCCGACCGGTTCCCGAACGAACTCGGGCACCGCATCGAACTCGGCACCCGGCTCCTGAAGGCCGACCGCACCGACGACGCCATCGCCGAACTACAACTGGCCCGTCGGGACGAACGGTTGAAGTGGCGCGCGGCGCTTCTGCTCGGCATGTGCTTCAAGAAGCGGAACAACTGGCGGCTGGCCCAGCGGAACTTCGAGGAGGGGCTGGCGGCGGTGCCGGAGGGCGAGGAGGCGGTGAAGAAGGAACTCCTCTACCAGCTCGCCACCGGGTCCGCCGAGAACGGCGACCTGCCGCGGGCCATCGACCTCGGCCACGAACTCGCCAACCTGGACTTCTCGTTCAAGAACATCGGCAAGCTGCTCGACGAGTGGAACGACCGGCTCCAGTCGGCGTGACCGTAAGAAACCGTGGGTTCGAGGGTTGGGTCTGGAAGCACCGAACCCACGGCCTTTCTAGGCCGGTTCCGCCTCACCCGCAGACTCATACACAATAAGGGCACCGACGGCTTTCGTATTGCCCTCTGCCGCAAAGGGAGAGGGCAATACGAAAGCCCGCCGCTACGGTTCAACACGATTGCGTATCGGCCGACCGCTTGCCAACACCATGCACTCCATCCGCCTCGGACCGCCCTGGCAGAGCGCCGCGGTTGACGGCGGCACCCGCCACGCCCGCAAGTTCGGCCGCCCGCGCACGCTCGACGCCGACGAGCGACTGTGGCTCGTGTGCGCACACGTCCCCGGTCCGGTCGAAGTTCATGTGAACGGCACGCGCGTCGGGGGCGCCGACGCGCCCGGCCCATTTGCGGCCGACATCACGGCCCTACTCGACCCACGGAACGAAGTCGCGTTCGTTGTTGTGTCGTCGGCCCCGCTGGGGGCGGTCGCTCTTGAAGTGCGCCCGGTATAATGTTCGCGCCGGATCTGAGCCCTTCGCTTTCAGCCGAAAAGTGGTTCCGGCGACCGCACCGGCCGGCAAAATCGGGTTGCTTTCCCTCACCCGCATCGATTGTGAACTAAGTTCACAACAGTGAAGGTTCCGGCCGTCACATCGCCCATTTCCGGCCGGCGTCGCGGTCGAACCGCGCCGCGTGGGCTTCGGTGGTCCGACCGCCGCTTGCGGCGATCCCGCGTGACGCGCCTGCCGATCCGTTCGGAGGGCCGCCAGAGATGGTCCGTTGCCCGCGGTGCCAGTGTAACAACCCCGACCAGGCGTGCGCCTGTGGCCGGTGCAGCCACGCGCTGCTCGGACCGCCGGTCCAACTGGCGGCCCCGCTGCCGGAGCCGATGACCGAGCCCGTGTCCGTGCCGGTCATGCTCGCCGCCGACGCCGAGCGCCCCCTCTCGACCCGACCGGCACTCGCCCGGCCCTTTGAGGACGACGAGGACGCGATTCCGCCCGCCGCCAGCCCCCGGTGGGTCGCGGCCCGCGACCCGAACGCCACACACGTTCCAACGGTTTCCACGCTCCAGGTATCTGTCGCCGATGGCACCCCGTTCGCCCGACTCGTACCCCCGGACCACCCGATGAACGACTCCGTCGCACAAGCCGGGAACGCGACGGTCCCCGCGACCGATCCCGCCGACCAGGCGCCGACCGCGCCGCCGCCGCCCGCCGCGCGCCCGAAACTGGTGGTGCTGCGCGGCATGAAGATCAATGCCGAGTACCCGATTTACGAGGGCCGCAACACCCTCGGCCGGTTCGCCGACAAGCCGGTGGACATCGACCTGGTGAGCCAGGAATCGGCCGAGCAGATCTGGTGCTCGCGGCAGCACGCGGCCGTGCTGTTCGACAAGGGGAACGTGCTGATCGAGGACCTGAACAGCCTGAACGGGACGTGGGTGAACGGCGTCCGCATCCACGCCGGACAGACGAAGCCGCTCCGCCCCGGCGACGTGGTGCAGGTCGGCACCGTGCAGATGAAACTCGTCATGGGCTGAGGGGCGAGCGGGCGGTCCGACCGGTACGCGCGCCGCCCGCGCCGAGTCCCGGCACTCAGCCCGCGAGCTTCAGTGCCGCCCACAGGCCGACCACGCCCACCGCGACCGAGCCGAACACGTAAGCCAGTGCGGTTCCCATCTGCCCGTCCTGCATCAGTTTCACCGTCTCGTAGCTGAACGTCGAGAACGTGGTGAACCCGCCGCAGAACCCCGTCCCGAGCAGCAGGTACCAGACCCGTCGCGATTCGTCCGGGTGCCGCAGAAAGAGCGCCGCGGCGAAGCCCAGCACGATCGAGCCGGACACGTTGATGAGGAACGTGGCCCAGGGAAATGCGACGCGCTCGAAGTTCCGTAGTTGCCACTCCGCGACGGCCCGTCCGAACCAATAGCGGGCGTTCGCCCCGGCCCCGCCGCCGACCATCACGATCGTGGCCGGGTGCGTGACGAACGACACGAGCCAGTCGGGCATGTTTCCTCCTGCGCGGGTGCGGGCTCCTCTCCTGTTTCTATTCGCGCTGGGGGCTCATGCCTGCGTTCGAGATGAATTCACAAGGGGCAGTGAACGAAGCGGATGAGTTTCTACCCCCTTGGGACCGCGGCCGTCTCGGCCGCCTCGCGAAGAGTGGCCGAGACGGCCGCGGTCCCAAGGAGCCGCGCCGCACCAGATTCCGTAACACTCGCTCCACGAGTGGCTTACGTTCAGGCCAACACCTTCTCGATCACCTTGCCCTCGCGGAAGAGCTGGACCGGTCGGCCGGTCGGCGTTTGCAGTTCGGTGGCCGGGTCGATGCCGAGGTTGTGGAAGATCGTCCCCGCGACGTCGTCCGGGGTGACCGGCTCCGTCGCCGGGGCCATGCCGGAGGCGTCGGTGGTGCCGTGGGCGTACCCGCGCTTGAACCCGCCGCCGGCCAGCACGCACGCCATCGACCGCGCCCAGTGGTCGCGCCCGCTGTTCTTGTTGATCTTCGGCGTGCGGCCGAACTCGCCGGCGCACATCACAATCGTGCTGTCCAGCAGCCCGCGCTCGTCGAGGTCGCGAATCAGGGCCGAGAGGACGGTGTCGGTCGTCGGGGCCAGGCGCGTCTTGTGGGCGGTGAACGTCTGGGCGTGGGTGTCCCAGCCACCGAAACTGACGGTCGAGAACCGCACGCCCGCTTCCACGAGCCGCCGCGCCGCCAGAGCGCCCTGTCCGAACGGCGTGGTACCGTACAACTCGCGGGTGGCCGGCTTCTCGGCGCTCAGGTCGAGCGCCTTGCGGGTCTTGTCGCTCTTGAGGATTTCGAGCGCCTGTTGGTGGAACGTGTCGAGCCCGTCCACCAGATCGTTCGATTTGTCCAGCCCCGCGAACCCGGTGTCGAACTTGCGGAGCAGCGCGTCCCGCTTCTCCAGCTCTTCGAGTGTGAACGTGCCCTTGAGGGCCAGCCCGCGGACGCTGAAGCCGCCGCCCTTACCGCCGGTCCCGTTGCCCTCGATGATGAACGGGTTGTACCCGGTGCCGAGGTAACCGGCCGAACCCGTCTGCCCGTTCCGGATGTCGCCGAAACTGACGTAGGGCGGGACGCCGACGTCGGTCTTCAGGAGCTTGGAGGCGACCGAGCCGAGCGCCGGGTACTGGAGGGCGGCGGTCGGCTTGTTCCCGGTGGTCATGAACACGGCCGCCGGGCCGTGGCTCGGGATCGTGTGGTACAGGGACCGCACGATGGTGAGCTTGTCCGCCACCTGGGCCATGTTCGGGAACGTCTCGGCGAGCCGGATGCCGGCGACGTTGGTGTCGATGGACTTGAACTCGCCGCGGATGCCCTCGGGGGCGTCCGGCTTGTTGTCCCACATGTCGATGGTGGCCGGGCCGCCGGCGAGCCAGAGTAGGATGACGCTCTTGGCTCTCGCCTTTCCTCCGCTCTCCGGCTTCGCCTTGGCTTTCGCTTCGGACGCGAGGAGGCCGGGCAGCGTGAGCCCGAGGATACCGGCCGACCCGATGGTCAGCACGTCGCGGCGGTGGAACCCTTCGCAGTCCGTTCGGCGGGTGGTGGACATGACGATCTCCTGGCAGATGGGGAACGGTGTTGATGAGTTCTTGTCGGGTGGGACGCGGCGTTGCGCCGGCCCGCCCTCGCGAGAGAAGACGGTGGGCCGGCGCAACGCCGCGTCCCACCCTACGGGGGTCAGTGGTTCAGGATGAACTCTCGGGTGTTGACCAGCGCCCAAAGCAGGTCGGTGACGCCCTCGGTGCGGTTCTTCGACTCCTTCAGGTGCTTCACGGCGTCGGCCTTCTCGGACGGTTTCGGCACGCGCGAGAGCGTGGCGAGGAACGCCTCTTCGGCGAGCTCCTCATCGCTCAACTTGGACTTCGCGAGTTTCAGGGTGCGACCGTCGGCGGCCGTGAACTTCGTCAGCACCGCGGTATCGGTCATGCGGAACAGCGTTTGGGGCAGTGCCGGTTCCGTGGCCCGCTCGCAGTCGCACGCCGTCGTGCGCGGCGGGCGGCCGAAGATGCGGAGCGCGTACGCCACGCTGCCGTTGAGCCGGCTGGAGCCGAGTTCGACCATCTTCGTGCCGAGCGGGGCTTCCTCCTGACCGGTGAACTTCTCTTCCACGCCCAGCGCCGCGTTCAGCACGTCCACCACCTGCTCGGCCATGAGTGGGCGGACGAACGCGTGCGAGTAGTTGTTCTTGTCGAACGTGTTGGTCGCGTTAGGGACATAGCTCAGTTGGTACGTGCGGCTCATCAGGATCGCGCGCTCGAGTTTGCGAATGTCGTAGTTGCTCGCGATAAAGTCCCGCGCGAGAACGTCGAGCAGGCGCGCGTTCGTGGGCGGGTTGGCGAGCGAGAAATCGTCCACCGGGTTCACCAACCCGACGCCGAAGTAGTGCGCCCACACGCGGTTCGCGAAGCTCCGGGCGAAGAACGGGTTGTCCTTCGCGGTGACCCACTCCGCCAGCGCGACCCGCGCGTCGGTTCCGGGCCTGATGACGATCTCCGGCCCGCCGAGCGCCCGGGGCTTCGGGGCGGTGTTGGTTGCGGGGTTCGGTCGCAACCGCGCCGCCGGACCGACGAACAGCTCGCGGACGAGCAGAATCTGATTGTTGTTGCCCTTCGGCGCGCCCTCGCGACGGGCGGCGTTCTCGGTATCGGCGACCTTCTTCACGTCGGGGCTACTGAACTGATTGTTCTGGAACGTGACCTGCGAGAACACGTTCGCGAACGCCCAGTACTCCTCCTGCGTCCAGCGGTCGGTGGGGTGCTTGTGGCACTGGGCACATTCGAGCCGGACGCCCAGGAACGCCGCCGCGACCTTCTCGCCCCACTGCTCCGTCGGAACGGCCGCCTGCCGGCGCCAGAACAGGTCGAGCGTCTTCTTCTCCGGGTACGTGGTCGTGAAGCCCTTCGCGGACTGCTCATCGACCTTCTTCACGAACGCGACCCACTCCTCCGGTGGGGCGCCGTCGCGGCTCGTGGCGGTGAGGATGTCGCGCACGATCTGATCGTAAGGAACGTTGTCGGCGACGCGCTTGCGGAGCCAGTCGTGCCACATCTGCGACCGCTTGGGCTGCGTCGCCTGCGGCTGTTCGAGCGCCGCCGTGTTGTTGCCGGTGATGTCGGAGAGCTTCGTGGCCCACACGGCGGCGTGGAGCGGGTGCGCGAGGAGCGCGTCGATCATCTTCTCGCGCTTCTTCGGGTCTGTGTCGGCGACGAACTGGCGGACCACATCGGGTGGCGGGAGCTGCGCGAGCGTATCGATGTACACGCGCCGGAGGAACATCTCGTCCGGCGCGAGGTCCGACGGCACCACGTTCATCAGCTTCAATTTGGCGAACACTTCCTGATCGATGTCGTTCACTTCCGGTGGCGCCGGGTACGGCCCCGGCCGCGCCGGCGACGGCACCAGCACGCGAATCGCCTTCACGCTGCCGCGGTACAGCACCGCGAGGCCGGCGTCGCCGGGCTGGCGCGGGGTGAGCAACCCGAACGGGGAAACGCTCGCAATGGCGTCGTCGGTGATCTTGAAGTCGCAAAACGGCGTGATGTCTTCTCGGGTGCCGTCGCGGAAGGTCGCGGTGACGGTGAGCTGCTGCGCTTTCGCGTCGGACAGGAGCGCGAAATCGGCCGGGCTGATTTCGAGCTTCTCGATCGCGCCGCTGCCCCTGTCCCACTTCGCCCCGGACCGAATCCACTCGCGGAACGTGTTGTACACCCACCCGTCCTTGCCGAACCGCATCCCGCCGTCGTGGGGCGTCTGGCCGGTCGCTTTCAGGAGCAACAGGCTCTCGTCGGGCTCCACCACGTTCACGCGGCGGCCGAGGTTGTCGCGGGTGAGGTTGGCGAAATCCGCCGCCGGTTCGTACCCGAACAGCGACAAGCGGAAGCCGTTCTTGCCCTGGAACGAGCCGTGGCAGCTCCCGGCGTTGCACCCGGCCTTCGAGAGCAGGCCCATGATGTGCCGCTCGAAGTCCACGGTCTTCACTCTTCCGCCGGTCGGGAGGTCCACACCGGCCGGGGGACCGACGGGCGGACGCCCGCCGGAGTCGCCCCGACTCGCGCCGGAGAGGGCCGCGCAAGCAACGAGGGCGTAGAAAAAGCGAGAAAACATGACGGCGTCTCGACGGGTGTCGTCCGGTGCGGGGCGGGCGGCGGGCGGGATCGTGAAGAAGGGCGGGTGTTGAGTCAACCGACCGTCTTCCTCAAAGCTTCGTGTGCCGCGTGCGTGCGAGCAAGTCGAATCGTCGCTCAGGTTTCTCTGATTTTTTGCGGACCTGCCACGCGCGGCTCGTGCGAAATCAGAAGCCCGCCGTGCGGACGGGCAGACCCCGCGCGGCGATTTTTTGCCGAATGGGAATTGGGAGAGTTCTCGCTCGACGCGACTCACGGCACGTCGGCCCTGCCGCCCGGTCCGAAGGACCGGGCTCCCTCACCCCCGGCCAACGGCCGGGGTTCAAATGATTTCGCCCCGGTCCGAGCGCCAGAGCCTTCAAGGCTCTGGCGCTCGGACCGGGGCGAAGAATCGGCCCCTGGTACACGTTCTCTGGCTTACGGCTTCGGCGACATCGGCGGCCCGCCGACCGGTTGCCGGGTCGGCGGCACGCCGCCGGCCTGGTTCACGATGTTATCCA from the Frigoriglobus tundricola genome contains:
- a CDS encoding L-threonylcarbamoyladenylate synthase, which produces MLKVDPFDPAPDVIHRAADVIRAGGLVAFPTETVYGLGANGLDAGAVARIFEAKGRPATNPVILHVYDGSRVLNVAANWPATADALAARFWPGPLTFVVPKAPPVPTVATAGGPTVAVRCPNHPVARALIRAAGVPIAAPSANRSTELSPTRAEHVLKSLNGRIDMLLDGGPCSGGIESTVVDVTGEIPRVLRPGLISVPMLEEVCGRVEIGAKDGGVSRSPGQMAKHYSPRTPVVLCRSNDEALALGTEFSRREWSWGWLSFGEVTEEAAVVPMPADPESYAAQLYRELHTFDEVDIDRILVTLPPDTPEWAAVRDRLTRAAAPG
- a CDS encoding tetratricopeptide repeat protein, giving the protein MTDQPPAGPVPVPTAEQRRIAQESFAKAKEMSKDGGHDYAIQLLLTCCRLDPGNFHYRQELRRTQKTKYGNNLRGSRFAFLSTPRWKAKLRVAKRGRDYLKALEYGEQVLCRNPWDQGAQLDMAEAFDALGLSDLAVFTLDQARQKYPKDVTLNRALARQFEKRGDFQKAMVLWQLVRDASPSDVEAAHKAKDLAASATIQKGQYEEAAAGTKESPVMGRIESRATEKQDKLLREAEPILKRIEADPTEPTLYLQLAAVYRKSNQDDRARDVLRRGLGATGNAFQIQLELMGLDLAPLRKNLEHTEARLRALKDKARGGADDTAPAATTEELTEGELTALRVKLLREINAREIDSFRVKADRFPNELGHRIELGTRLLKADRTDDAIAELQLARRDERLKWRAALLLGMCFKKRNNWRLAQRNFEEGLAAVPEGEEAVKKELLYQLATGSAENGDLPRAIDLGHELANLDFSFKNIGKLLDEWNDRLQSA
- a CDS encoding FHA domain-containing protein, producing MVRCPRCQCNNPDQACACGRCSHALLGPPVQLAAPLPEPMTEPVSVPVMLAADAERPLSTRPALARPFEDDEDAIPPAASPRWVAARDPNATHVPTVSTLQVSVADGTPFARLVPPDHPMNDSVAQAGNATVPATDPADQAPTAPPPPAARPKLVVLRGMKINAEYPIYEGRNTLGRFADKPVDIDLVSQESAEQIWCSRQHAAVLFDKGNVLIEDLNSLNGTWVNGVRIHAGQTKPLRPGDVVQVGTVQMKLVMG
- the crcB gene encoding fluoride efflux transporter CrcB, producing the protein MPDWLVSFVTHPATIVMVGGGAGANARYWFGRAVAEWQLRNFERVAFPWATFLINVSGSIVLGFAAALFLRHPDESRRVWYLLLGTGFCGGFTTFSTFSYETVKLMQDGQMGTALAYVFGSVAVGVVGLWAALKLAG
- a CDS encoding DUF1501 domain-containing protein; the encoded protein is MSTTRRTDCEGFHRRDVLTIGSAGILGLTLPGLLASEAKAKAKPESGGKARAKSVILLWLAGGPATIDMWDNKPDAPEGIRGEFKSIDTNVAGIRLAETFPNMAQVADKLTIVRSLYHTIPSHGPAAVFMTTGNKPTAALQYPALGSVASKLLKTDVGVPPYVSFGDIRNGQTGSAGYLGTGYNPFIIEGNGTGGKGGGFSVRGLALKGTFTLEELEKRDALLRKFDTGFAGLDKSNDLVDGLDTFHQQALEILKSDKTRKALDLSAEKPATRELYGTTPFGQGALAARRLVEAGVRFSTVSFGGWDTHAQTFTAHKTRLAPTTDTVLSALIRDLDERGLLDSTIVMCAGEFGRTPKINKNSGRDHWARSMACVLAGGGFKRGYAHGTTDASGMAPATEPVTPDDVAGTIFHNLGIDPATELQTPTGRPVQLFREGKVIEKVLA
- a CDS encoding DUF1549 and DUF1553 domain-containing protein, which translates into the protein MFSRFFYALVACAALSGASRGDSGGRPPVGPPAGVDLPTGGRVKTVDFERHIMGLLSKAGCNAGSCHGSFQGKNGFRLSLFGYEPAADFANLTRDNLGRRVNVVEPDESLLLLKATGQTPHDGGMRFGKDGWVYNTFREWIRSGAKWDRGSGAIEKLEISPADFALLSDAKAQQLTVTATFRDGTREDITPFCDFKITDDAIASVSPFGLLTPRQPGDAGLAVLYRGSVKAIRVLVPSPARPGPYPAPPEVNDIDQEVFAKLKLMNVVPSDLAPDEMFLRRVYIDTLAQLPPPDVVRQFVADTDPKKREKMIDALLAHPLHAAVWATKLSDITGNNTAALEQPQATQPKRSQMWHDWLRKRVADNVPYDQIVRDILTATSRDGAPPEEWVAFVKKVDEQSAKGFTTTYPEKKTLDLFWRRQAAVPTEQWGEKVAAAFLGVRLECAQCHKHPTDRWTQEEYWAFANVFSQVTFQNNQFSSPDVKKVADTENAARREGAPKGNNNQILLVRELFVGPAARLRPNPATNTAPKPRALGGPEIVIRPGTDARVALAEWVTAKDNPFFARSFANRVWAHYFGVGLVNPVDDFSLANPPTNARLLDVLARDFIASNYDIRKLERAILMSRTYQLSYVPNATNTFDKNNYSHAFVRPLMAEQVVDVLNAALGVEEKFTGQEEAPLGTKMVELGSSRLNGSVAYALRIFGRPPRTTACDCERATEPALPQTLFRMTDTAVLTKFTAADGRTLKLAKSKLSDEELAEEAFLATLSRVPKPSEKADAVKHLKESKNRTEGVTDLLWALVNTREFILNH